One stretch of Leadbetterella byssophila DSM 17132 DNA includes these proteins:
- the rfbG gene encoding CDP-glucose 4,6-dehydratase, whose product MKNLKEFYKGKNILITGHTGFKGSWLSIWLESMGANVVGVALDPYTDYDNFVLSGISSKLKADIRGDIRDRELLKSIFKNYNPEIVFHLAAQPLVRLSYENPIETYEVNVMGTINILEAIKYTESVKVGVMITTDKCYENKEQIWGYREDEAMGGYDPYSSSKGAAEIAIASWRRSFFNPKSFNVHGKTIASVRAGNVIGGGDWSKDRIIPDCIRAIELEKPIEVRSPRAIRPWQHVLEPLGGYLLLGMKMWENPVQFCEGWNFGPSIDSITNVWEVANKVVETYGKGHLIDVSNPRDLHEAKLLLLDISKAKFLLGWEPKLNLDQSISYTIEWYKKYKKTSVYELCCEQISKYMG is encoded by the coding sequence ATGAAAAATTTGAAAGAGTTCTATAAAGGAAAAAATATTTTAATAACTGGGCATACCGGTTTTAAAGGTTCTTGGCTATCTATATGGCTTGAATCCATGGGAGCTAATGTTGTTGGTGTAGCCTTAGATCCATATACTGATTATGACAATTTTGTGTTGTCAGGAATTAGCTCCAAGTTAAAAGCTGATATAAGAGGAGACATACGTGATAGAGAATTGTTGAAAAGTATTTTTAAAAATTATAATCCCGAGATCGTTTTTCATTTAGCTGCTCAACCTTTGGTTAGGCTATCATATGAAAACCCTATTGAGACTTATGAGGTAAATGTTATGGGTACTATTAATATTTTAGAGGCCATAAAATATACAGAAAGTGTCAAAGTAGGGGTGATGATAACAACCGATAAATGCTACGAAAATAAAGAACAAATATGGGGATATCGAGAAGATGAAGCAATGGGGGGTTATGATCCCTATTCATCTTCTAAAGGAGCTGCAGAAATAGCAATTGCATCATGGAGACGCTCATTTTTTAATCCTAAAAGTTTCAATGTACATGGGAAAACTATTGCTAGTGTAAGGGCAGGTAACGTGATAGGCGGAGGTGATTGGTCAAAAGATCGGATTATTCCTGACTGCATTAGAGCTATAGAATTAGAAAAACCAATAGAAGTTAGAAGCCCGCGTGCAATTAGACCTTGGCAGCATGTATTAGAGCCACTTGGTGGCTATTTATTACTTGGAATGAAAATGTGGGAGAATCCCGTCCAGTTTTGCGAGGGATGGAACTTTGGCCCTAGTATTGATAGTATAACAAACGTGTGGGAGGTGGCAAATAAAGTTGTGGAGACTTACGGAAAGGGGCATTTGATAGATGTTTCAAATCCAAGGGATCTTCATGAAGCAAAATTGTTGCTGTTAGATATTAGTAAAGCGAAGTTTTTGTTAGGCTGGGAGCCAAAATTAAATTTAGATCAGTCAATTAGTTATACCATTGAATGGTATAAGAAGTATAAAAAGACTTCTGTCTATGAATTATGTTGTGAGCAAATAAGTAAATATATGGGATGA
- the rfbF gene encoding glucose-1-phosphate cytidylyltransferase → MKAVILAGGFGTRFSEATGLIPKPMIEIGGKPILWHIMKIYSHYGITEFIICCGYKQYVIKEYFANYFHHNSDITVDLADNSIHVHDNHAEKWKVTMIDTGLNTMTGGRIKRVQKYVGNETFLLTYGDGVADIDISKSIESHQKSKAILTVTAYKPSGKFGALEIAEDNSVKAFLEKPDGDGNWINAGYFICEPEVFNYIRMNDDTVVFEKSPLESIAKDGKMNAYKHRGFWKPMDTLRDNVELNELWSKGNAPWKVW, encoded by the coding sequence ATGAAAGCTGTAATACTAGCGGGGGGATTTGGTACTAGATTTAGTGAAGCCACTGGTTTAATCCCGAAACCTATGATTGAGATTGGAGGAAAACCTATACTGTGGCACATTATGAAGATCTACAGTCACTATGGAATTACAGAATTTATTATATGTTGTGGTTACAAGCAATATGTTATAAAGGAATACTTCGCTAATTACTTCCACCATAATAGCGATATCACTGTTGATCTTGCTGATAACTCTATACATGTGCATGATAATCATGCCGAAAAATGGAAAGTTACTATGATTGATACTGGTTTAAATACTATGACAGGGGGGAGGATTAAGAGAGTCCAAAAATATGTTGGAAATGAAACTTTTCTTTTAACCTATGGTGATGGTGTGGCAGATATTGATATAAGTAAAAGTATTGAATCGCATCAAAAATCCAAAGCAATATTGACTGTAACTGCATATAAGCCATCTGGTAAATTTGGGGCATTAGAAATAGCTGAAGACAATTCAGTTAAAGCTTTTCTTGAGAAGCCGGATGGTGATGGAAATTGGATCAATGCAGGATACTTTATTTGCGAGCCTGAGGTCTTTAATTATATAAGAATGAATGATGATACAGTAGTTTTTGAGAAAAGTCCCTTGGAGTCTATTGCCAAAGACGGTAAAATGAATGCATATAAACATCGAGGTTTTTGGAAACCAATGGATACTTTGCGCGATAACGTTGAATTAAACGAGCTCTGGTCGAAGGGAAATGCGCCATGGAAAGTTTGGTAA
- a CDS encoding glycosyltransferase family 2 protein: MGPKISIVTICYNSQDYIEDAINSIISQDYNNKEFVIVDGCSTDNTLQIIEKYKNQIDIVISEPDKGISDAFNKGINVSTGDIIGLINSDDLLCEGALKKLAQHYRPGVDVFRGNSIFWNDKSGFQGRDIPTMHFPVVPYKLHICHQSTFIRKDAYKKYGNYLLDFKYMMDLELLRRFSRLGANFEYIDADLAVFRLGGVSQESEGKKWEERKKVILLNGGNNFHVLLFKCYLLFRQGLKKLATLFGEDFRLRFITQKV; this comes from the coding sequence ATGGGACCAAAGATTAGTATTGTAACGATCTGCTATAATAGCCAAGATTATATTGAGGACGCAATTAACAGTATTATTAGTCAGGATTATAACAATAAGGAGTTTGTCATAGTTGATGGCTGCTCGACCGATAATACACTGCAAATAATTGAAAAATATAAGAATCAGATAGATATAGTTATTTCTGAACCAGATAAAGGTATAAGTGATGCTTTTAATAAAGGTATTAATGTTTCAACTGGAGATATTATAGGCTTAATTAATTCTGATGATTTACTGTGTGAGGGTGCCTTAAAGAAATTGGCCCAACATTATCGACCAGGAGTTGATGTTTTTAGGGGAAATTCTATTTTTTGGAATGATAAAAGTGGGTTTCAGGGAAGAGATATCCCAACAATGCATTTCCCAGTAGTTCCCTATAAATTGCATATATGTCACCAATCAACTTTCATTAGAAAAGATGCATATAAAAAGTATGGTAATTACCTACTAGATTTTAAATACATGATGGATTTGGAATTACTTAGAAGATTCTCCAGGTTAGGGGCAAATTTTGAATATATTGATGCTGATCTTGCAGTATTTAGACTGGGTGGGGTATCTCAAGAAAGTGAAGGTAAAAAATGGGAGGAAAGAAAAAAAGTTATATTGCTAAACGGAGGGAACAATTTTCATGTGCTTCTATTTAAATGTTATCTATTATTTCGGCAAGGATTAAAGAAACTTGCAACACTTTTTGGCGAAGATTTTAGGTTGCGTTTTATAACCCAAAAAGTTTAA
- a CDS encoding glycosyltransferase, which yields MKVLQINHSYKYGGSTGRIVYELQELSENLKIDSYVAFGYDFNNVKGKNLFKICSIPQMQISKLQTRFFGEHGFYNTKETYELIKHIKRIKPDVIHLHNLHNHYLNSQILFDYIKEEDIPIVWTLHDCWSFTGWCAYFDYANCSKWESECNECPSLKDYPFTWFFDKSKPNFYRKKKAFTEVKNLIIVTPSIWLSEVVKRSFLSDYPVKVINNGIDLNIFSPKLNNSLRQRHNLIGKKVILSVASEFDRRKGLDFLVKLPEFLEEDEVLLLVGLKSNQKKLFSNRKCICIERTESVKELAEYYSLADVFLNTTLEDNFPTTNLEALACGTPVITFDSGGSIEAVDNYTGKIVAKGDLTGLLDAKSQILEKGKEAYINNCRERAEIFFNKDIQYSKYIDLYRSLV from the coding sequence ATGAAGGTACTACAAATTAATCATAGTTACAAATATGGCGGAAGCACAGGGCGAATAGTGTATGAACTGCAAGAGTTAAGTGAAAATTTAAAAATTGATTCATATGTCGCATTTGGATATGATTTTAATAATGTAAAAGGGAAAAATTTGTTTAAGATCTGCTCTATTCCGCAGATGCAAATTAGTAAACTTCAGACCCGATTTTTTGGTGAACATGGTTTTTATAATACTAAGGAAACTTATGAGCTGATTAAACATATCAAGAGGATAAAACCAGATGTCATCCACCTCCATAATTTACATAATCATTATTTGAATTCACAAATTTTGTTTGATTACATCAAAGAAGAAGATATACCTATTGTTTGGACATTGCATGATTGCTGGAGCTTTACAGGGTGGTGTGCATATTTTGATTATGCAAATTGTAGCAAATGGGAATCGGAGTGTAATGAATGTCCATCTTTAAAAGACTATCCTTTTACTTGGTTTTTCGATAAAAGCAAACCAAATTTTTATAGAAAAAAGAAAGCGTTTACTGAAGTTAAAAATTTAATTATAGTTACACCATCCATTTGGTTAAGCGAGGTGGTCAAAAGGTCATTTTTATCTGATTATCCAGTTAAGGTTATTAATAATGGTATAGACCTAAATATATTTAGTCCCAAATTAAATAATTCTCTAAGGCAAAGGCACAATTTAATTGGGAAGAAAGTTATATTAAGTGTAGCATCGGAATTTGATAGAAGGAAAGGATTAGATTTTCTTGTAAAATTACCAGAGTTTTTAGAAGAAGACGAAGTACTTTTGTTAGTAGGTCTCAAGTCTAATCAAAAAAAGTTATTTTCAAACAGAAAATGTATTTGTATTGAGAGGACGGAAAGTGTCAAAGAACTTGCCGAATACTATTCTTTAGCGGACGTTTTTTTAAATACAACATTAGAGGATAATTTTCCAACAACTAACCTAGAAGCGCTAGCATGCGGTACACCTGTAATAACTTTTGATTCTGGTGGTAGCATTGAAGCGGTTGACAATTATACAGGTAAGATTGTAGCCAAAGGTGATTTGACGGGACTATTAGATGCTAAATCTCAAATTTTAGAAAAAGGGAAAGAGGCATACATTAATAACTGTAGAGAAAGGGCAGAGATTTTTTTTAATAAGGATATTCAATATTCAAAATATATTGATTTATATAGATCACTAGTGTAG
- a CDS encoding serine O-acetyltransferase, with the protein MIKTRSDLKIYLTKDAQLYPKLSGSWIKRIKNILVTNPINSQYVIYKYLCTLRNSEFHFNNSYFTKKRGISAALHKLAVVLKFYRLRRLSYKTGFQIPPNTCGPGLQIWHYGYIIINPNAIIGENATIYPGVEIGEKKGGVPIIGNNVFIGAGAIVFGNLRIGNNSVIAPNAVVISDVPENAIVGGVPAKILKYNK; encoded by the coding sequence ATGATAAAAACCAGATCCGACCTCAAAATTTATTTGACAAAAGATGCGCAGCTTTATCCCAAATTAAGTGGATCCTGGATAAAAAGGATTAAGAATATTTTGGTTACAAATCCAATAAATTCGCAATACGTAATATATAAATATCTTTGTACCCTAAGAAATTCTGAATTTCATTTCAATAATTCATATTTTACAAAAAAGAGAGGGATATCAGCGGCACTCCATAAACTTGCGGTTGTACTTAAATTCTATAGGTTGCGACGTCTATCTTACAAAACTGGCTTCCAGATTCCTCCAAATACATGTGGACCTGGATTGCAAATCTGGCATTATGGATATATTATTATTAATCCAAATGCTATTATAGGCGAAAATGCTACAATTTATCCGGGAGTTGAAATTGGAGAGAAAAAAGGAGGGGTACCAATAATTGGAAATAATGTCTTTATTGGCGCTGGAGCTATAGTTTTTGGAAATTTAAGGATAGGTAACAATTCTGTTATTGCACCAAATGCCGTTGTTATTTCAGATGTTCCTGAAAATGCTATAGTAGGAGGAGTTCCTGCAAAAATTCTAAAATACAATAAATGA
- a CDS encoding EpsG family protein — MGFYLFIIVGAILYLFLIFFIKFNRLLFTLGIFGFILFFSLLGGLRDTSIGIDLRVYGVEYFYYALFSNSFSDLIRNSPTSEYGYIILNYICSLLSTEINFFLFISEFIKISLVCIVAVYFKDSLNGAILISGYLLFFYFGGYSLLRQQLALCICLVSLIPLINGNWIKFLLLVFLAWTFHHSAFIMFFLPIVLKLSRKWYSIPLITLFLFLVYQYKVQLLVFLSGSGIVQEVMADRYVDSGVATAKANILIGATFLLYSIFVGDENKARKRLILINSIFCLFFLFMASFFEVAFRVSYYQMIILIAVILMSINRIRSAWFRAFCQFVYLLLFIFYFVVESNHGLSGTIPYTSSILGIR, encoded by the coding sequence ATGGGGTTTTACTTGTTCATTATCGTAGGCGCAATTTTATATCTGTTTTTGATATTTTTCATTAAGTTTAACAGATTATTATTCACCCTAGGAATATTTGGTTTCATACTTTTTTTTTCATTATTGGGTGGTTTACGTGATACCTCTATTGGTATAGACTTACGAGTATATGGAGTAGAGTATTTTTATTATGCCTTATTTTCAAATAGTTTTAGTGATTTAATACGTAACTCTCCTACAAGTGAGTATGGATATATTATTTTAAATTATATATGTTCTCTATTATCTACTGAAATAAATTTTTTCCTTTTTATAAGCGAATTTATAAAAATTAGTTTGGTTTGTATAGTTGCAGTTTATTTTAAGGATTCGCTCAATGGTGCCATACTTATAAGTGGATATTTATTATTTTTCTACTTTGGAGGCTACTCTTTGTTGAGACAACAATTGGCATTATGTATATGTTTAGTTTCTCTAATTCCTTTAATAAATGGAAATTGGATCAAGTTCTTGCTTCTTGTTTTTCTTGCATGGACATTTCATCACTCCGCTTTCATTATGTTTTTTCTTCCTATAGTTTTAAAATTAAGTAGAAAGTGGTATTCAATACCTTTAATTACCTTATTTCTTTTTTTAGTTTATCAATATAAGGTACAATTGCTTGTTTTTTTATCTGGTTCAGGAATTGTTCAAGAAGTAATGGCAGATAGGTATGTTGATTCTGGGGTGGCAACTGCAAAGGCGAACATTTTAATTGGAGCAACGTTTTTGTTGTATTCAATTTTTGTGGGGGATGAGAATAAGGCTAGAAAAAGATTAATACTAATTAATTCTATCTTTTGTTTATTTTTTCTCTTTATGGCTTCTTTTTTTGAAGTAGCTTTTCGAGTTTCGTACTACCAAATGATTATACTTATTGCAGTAATTCTGATGAGTATTAACAGAATAAGATCAGCGTGGTTTAGGGCGTTTTGTCAATTTGTATATCTTTTACTGTTTATTTTTTATTTTGTTGTTGAAAGTAATCATGGATTAAGTGGTACAATTCCATATACCTCATCCATTTTGGGAATTCGTTAA
- a CDS encoding glycosyltransferase family 2 protein encodes MKFSVIVPVYNCENSLFKCIESILGQEFNDFEVIIVNDGSSDSSEEICKRFIAKDSRVKYFYQKNSGVSSARNLGIENAVGEWIVFCDSDDYVGPYFLRDFFCNISEDTEIICQGFYCFNWQNIQDQYVGSKIKRKISGIDLLGEEIVQQLKDGYLGYVWCKAFKREIIIKNCIRFPIDIHFMEDLLFVSNYLKNVKSILVLYSSNYFYNFTPVGKEFLTSNPYDLLIVVYKNVLAINSDSNFKYEIRLYYAEAIIELFLSGRYNLTNEMLIDYYRQFSDVVFNIVPRSFKVRVFKYFAIKDNRSYNFKLIKIIRCAVVLGKLARIWK; translated from the coding sequence ATGAAATTTTCAGTTATTGTTCCTGTTTATAATTGTGAAAATAGTCTATTTAAATGCATAGAAAGTATATTGGGCCAGGAATTCAATGATTTTGAAGTCATTATTGTAAATGATGGTAGCTCTGATTCCTCAGAAGAGATATGTAAACGATTTATTGCCAAAGATTCTAGAGTTAAGTATTTTTATCAGAAGAACTCAGGAGTTAGTAGTGCTAGAAATTTAGGTATTGAAAATGCGGTTGGAGAATGGATTGTTTTTTGTGATTCAGATGATTATGTTGGCCCATATTTTCTTCGTGATTTTTTTTGTAATATTAGTGAAGATACAGAGATTATTTGTCAGGGATTTTATTGTTTTAATTGGCAAAATATTCAGGATCAGTACGTAGGGTCTAAAATAAAAAGAAAGATAAGCGGAATTGATTTATTAGGAGAAGAAATAGTTCAGCAGCTTAAAGATGGATATTTAGGATATGTCTGGTGTAAAGCATTTAAAAGAGAAATTATTATAAAAAATTGTATCAGATTTCCAATTGATATTCACTTCATGGAGGATCTGCTATTTGTCTCCAATTATTTAAAAAATGTTAAATCAATTTTGGTCCTTTATTCGAGTAACTACTTTTATAATTTTACCCCAGTTGGAAAAGAATTTTTAACCTCAAATCCATATGATTTGTTAATAGTTGTGTATAAGAATGTTCTTGCAATCAATAGTGATTCAAATTTCAAATATGAAATAAGGTTATATTATGCCGAAGCAATTATAGAATTATTTCTATCAGGTCGTTATAATTTAACTAATGAAATGTTAATTGATTATTATAGGCAATTTAGTGATGTGGTTTTCAATATAGTTCCTAGATCTTTTAAAGTTAGAGTTTTTAAATATTTTGCAATTAAAGATAATAGATCCTATAATTTCAAATTGATTAAGATAATCCGCTGTGCCGTTGTTCTGGGTAAACTTGCAAGAATATGGAAGTAA
- a CDS encoding polysaccharide pyruvyl transferase family protein, with the protein MRIGILTLPLHTNYGGILQAYALQETLKLLGNEVWILDPSPLLKIPAYKKPFSYLKRAIRRIFLNTDDEIFFDVKYNREFKIISEHTEVFLKRKINRLEINDLYSVPKEFFDVLVVGSDQIWRPKYYPKIENAFLKFAKKWEVKRIAYAPSFGVDKWEYNTNDTLKCKELITLFHSVSVREDSGVKLVEEYFGRSAVHVADPTLLLPKEKYIELFKEADIPLSKGNFLTYILDLNSDIENLISEIECQCGLKAFKCNSEVENPKAKLNARIQPPVEQWIRGFYDAEFVLTDSFHACIFAIIFNKPFVVIGNRNRGLARFLSVLKKFGLEERLIYDPKDFDITMVSTPLNGQIEQRLEQFKEFSLNFLTNSLKS; encoded by the coding sequence ATGAGAATTGGAATTCTAACTCTACCATTACACACTAATTATGGTGGTATTCTCCAGGCATATGCTTTGCAAGAAACGTTAAAACTCTTAGGAAATGAAGTTTGGATTCTAGATCCATCTCCATTATTAAAAATCCCCGCTTATAAAAAGCCATTTTCATATTTAAAAAGAGCTATTAGAAGAATCTTTTTAAATACTGACGATGAAATTTTTTTTGATGTTAAGTATAACAGGGAATTTAAAATAATAAGTGAACATACAGAAGTATTTTTAAAGAGAAAAATTAATCGTTTAGAAATTAATGATTTATATTCTGTACCGAAAGAATTTTTTGATGTTCTTGTAGTTGGTAGTGATCAAATTTGGAGACCTAAATATTATCCAAAAATTGAAAATGCATTTCTAAAATTTGCTAAAAAGTGGGAAGTGAAAAGAATAGCATATGCACCTTCTTTTGGGGTAGATAAGTGGGAGTATAATACAAATGACACACTCAAGTGTAAAGAATTAATTACTTTATTTCATTCAGTTTCTGTACGCGAGGATTCAGGTGTGAAATTAGTTGAGGAATATTTTGGAAGGTCAGCTGTTCATGTTGCAGATCCAACTTTATTGCTTCCTAAAGAAAAATATATCGAATTATTCAAAGAGGCAGATATTCCGTTAAGTAAAGGGAATTTTTTAACTTATATTTTAGATTTAAATTCTGATATCGAAAATTTAATATCTGAAATTGAGTGTCAATGTGGATTAAAAGCATTTAAATGTAATTCGGAAGTTGAAAATCCCAAAGCGAAATTAAATGCCAGGATTCAACCTCCTGTTGAACAGTGGATAAGAGGATTCTATGATGCAGAATTTGTTTTAACAGATTCATTTCATGCATGTATTTTTGCAATTATCTTCAATAAGCCGTTTGTAGTTATTGGAAATAGAAATAGAGGTTTAGCAAGATTCTTATCTGTTCTGAAGAAATTTGGACTTGAGGAGAGACTAATTTATGATCCAAAGGATTTCGACATTACTATGGTTAGTACGCCGTTAAATGGTCAAATTGAGCAACGGCTGGAACAATTCAAGGAGTTTTCCTTGAATTTTTTAACTAATTCTCTAAAGAGTTAA
- a CDS encoding Wzz/FepE/Etk N-terminal domain-containing protein yields the protein MEKEINIDFKAFFRIIWNEKWRIIIVTLFISILGLTYSLMATEEFKTQGKILPELQSRGANSLSQFAGLASLAGLDLNSIASSGIDAVRPDLYPDVLSSTPFYLELFKLKVKTKDNVELTFEEFLHKSIEKGKSIDDKLVEKYKVDNDDILILNKLVERRIKILRNRLYSSIDKKSGIITITVEMPDPVVAAAVARFSMEYLMNYVKDYRTKKLTNDVEYLERQLSFSRNKYYSNQEAKARYSDQFQDMALQSADIKRERIESEYRISSTFYNELLKKYEEAKFKLHQETPVFKILEPPIAPSVKSSPKRTVICLISIFLGSFLSLIYVILKDKNYHLIFN from the coding sequence ATGGAGAAGGAAATTAACATAGATTTTAAAGCGTTTTTCAGGATTATTTGGAACGAGAAGTGGAGGATAATTATTGTCACATTATTTATCTCGATTTTAGGTCTTACTTATTCGCTTATGGCAACTGAAGAGTTTAAAACACAAGGGAAAATTTTGCCAGAACTTCAAAGTAGAGGAGCAAATAGCTTAAGTCAGTTTGCAGGTTTAGCGTCCTTAGCAGGTTTAGACTTGAATTCTATAGCCAGTAGTGGAATTGATGCTGTTCGTCCAGATTTGTATCCAGATGTATTATCTAGTACACCTTTTTACTTAGAATTATTCAAATTAAAAGTGAAAACGAAGGATAATGTCGAATTAACATTTGAAGAATTTCTTCATAAAAGTATTGAAAAAGGTAAGTCTATTGATGATAAATTAGTTGAAAAATATAAAGTTGATAATGATGACATATTAATTCTAAATAAATTGGTGGAAAGAAGGATAAAAATTCTCAGAAACCGGTTATATTCTTCCATAGATAAAAAGTCTGGAATAATTACAATAACTGTGGAGATGCCAGATCCTGTAGTCGCTGCTGCAGTAGCTAGATTTTCAATGGAATACTTAATGAATTATGTTAAGGATTATCGTACAAAGAAATTAACTAATGATGTTGAATACTTAGAAAGGCAATTGAGTTTCTCACGTAATAAATATTATAGTAATCAAGAAGCAAAGGCTAGATATTCAGATCAATTTCAAGATATGGCACTTCAAAGTGCTGATATTAAAAGAGAGAGGATTGAGTCTGAATATAGAATTTCTTCAACTTTCTACAATGAATTATTAAAGAAATATGAAGAGGCAAAATTTAAATTACACCAAGAAACACCAGTATTCAAAATTCTAGAACCTCCAATCGCTCCAAGTGTTAAAAGTTCACCAAAGCGTACAGTTATATGTTTAATTAGCATTTTTTTAGGTAGTTTTTTGTCTTTAATTTATGTAATTCTAAAAGATAAGAACTATCATTTGATTTTCAATTAA